From Streptomyces sp. TLI_105, the proteins below share one genomic window:
- a CDS encoding cytosine permease, producing MLERETVPVATGRTATDEVFQVEEHGIDPIPDAERHGGAKDVFWLWFGSNLTFTYVINGALAVAFGLSFWQATAVVVLGGLSFLAIGAAGLSGVRTGTATLVISRAAFGRRGNWPAGLLNWIVSIGYTIVNTVVGTLALEAFFTDLGWHGGHTARALALAVTLALTFAVALWGHATVQFAERWMAYVLAAGFAALLALVLPGADTSAPAAAPGASGWSLAFVVMLAGPFSYLPMPADYTRYLPRTTSLKAVTWSGALGGFVSSVALGIAGVAAATQVDMTDAVAGTESLLPGWFQPLFLALVLGGSVTNSIITLYSSSLNLQVLGIPWSRARAIVISAAVTAVGSLGALFLTDFTTSLLSFLSLLIIVFAPWGGVFLADMVLRRCTYDSAALHADTGGAYWYRSGWHPAGLTALLAGLLFSALTCDSELWTGPLVALLGGADLTLLGAVVSALVYVLLARRTVTPVQ from the coding sequence GTGCTCGAACGCGAGACGGTGCCCGTGGCCACGGGCCGGACAGCGACCGACGAGGTCTTCCAGGTCGAGGAGCACGGGATCGACCCCATCCCCGACGCCGAACGGCACGGCGGGGCCAAGGACGTCTTCTGGCTCTGGTTCGGCTCGAACCTCACCTTCACCTACGTCATCAACGGCGCCCTCGCCGTCGCCTTCGGACTCTCCTTCTGGCAGGCCACCGCCGTCGTCGTGCTCGGCGGCCTCTCCTTCCTCGCCATCGGCGCGGCCGGCCTCAGCGGCGTGCGCACCGGCACCGCCACCCTCGTCATCTCCCGCGCGGCCTTCGGCCGCCGCGGCAACTGGCCCGCCGGCCTGCTGAACTGGATCGTCAGCATCGGCTACACCATCGTCAACACCGTGGTCGGCACCCTCGCCCTCGAAGCCTTCTTCACCGACCTCGGCTGGCACGGCGGACACACCGCCCGCGCCCTCGCGCTCGCCGTCACCCTCGCGCTGACCTTCGCCGTCGCCCTCTGGGGCCACGCCACCGTCCAGTTCGCCGAGCGCTGGATGGCGTACGTCCTCGCCGCCGGCTTCGCCGCCCTGCTCGCCCTCGTCCTGCCCGGCGCCGACACCTCCGCCCCCGCCGCCGCGCCCGGCGCCTCCGGCTGGAGCCTCGCCTTCGTCGTCATGCTCGCCGGCCCCTTCTCGTACCTCCCCATGCCCGCCGACTACACCCGCTACCTGCCCCGCACCACCAGCCTCAAGGCCGTCACCTGGAGCGGCGCCCTCGGCGGCTTCGTCTCCTCCGTCGCCCTCGGCATCGCCGGAGTGGCCGCCGCCACCCAGGTCGACATGACCGACGCCGTCGCGGGCACCGAGAGCCTCCTCCCGGGCTGGTTCCAGCCCCTCTTCCTCGCCCTGGTGCTCGGCGGCTCCGTCACCAACTCGATCATCACGCTCTACTCGTCGAGCCTGAACCTCCAGGTCCTCGGCATCCCCTGGAGCCGGGCCCGCGCCATCGTCATCAGCGCGGCCGTCACCGCCGTCGGCTCACTCGGCGCGCTCTTCCTCACCGACTTCACCACCTCCCTCCTCTCCTTCCTCTCCCTCCTGATCATCGTCTTCGCCCCCTGGGGCGGGGTCTTCCTCGCCGACATGGTGCTCCGCCGCTGCACCTACGACTCCGCCGCCCTGCACGCGGACACCGGCGGCGCCTACTGGTACCGCTCCGGCTGGCACCCGGCCGGCCTGACAGCCCTCCTCGCCGGCCTCCTCTTCTCCGCGCTCACCTGCGACTCCGAGCTGTGGACCGGCCCCCTCGTCGCCCTGCTCGGCGGCGCGGACCTCACGCTCCTCGGCGCCGTCGTCTCCGCCCTGGTGTACGTGCTCCTCGCCCGCCGCACCGTGACCCCCGTCCAGTAA
- a CDS encoding TetR/AcrR family transcriptional regulator, whose product MAGAARRRDGNVTQERMLEEAMAAIAEDGLASLTMSALAERLGTSGGHILYYFGSKDLLLLAALRWSEAALAEERRALLARRITAERKLDLFLRLYLPRGPRDPRWTLWIELWARTPGNTALREAQAELDTGWQEDLENLLTAGAARRRFAPLDAAARASELLALLDGLSTRVVLGQESGRDLRPALEAARSAARALVPPYPSSE is encoded by the coding sequence GTGGCAGGCGCGGCACGACGGCGGGACGGGAACGTCACCCAGGAGCGGATGCTGGAGGAGGCCATGGCGGCGATCGCCGAGGACGGCCTCGCCTCCCTCACCATGTCGGCGCTCGCCGAGCGGCTCGGCACCAGCGGCGGCCACATCCTGTACTACTTCGGCAGCAAGGACCTGCTGCTGCTCGCCGCCCTCCGGTGGAGCGAGGCCGCGCTCGCCGAGGAGCGGCGCGCGCTCCTCGCCCGGCGGATCACGGCCGAGCGCAAGCTCGACCTCTTCCTGCGGCTCTACCTCCCGCGCGGCCCGCGCGATCCGCGCTGGACCCTGTGGATCGAGCTCTGGGCCCGCACCCCCGGCAACACGGCACTCCGCGAGGCGCAGGCCGAACTGGACACGGGCTGGCAGGAGGACCTGGAGAACCTGCTCACGGCGGGCGCGGCACGACGGCGCTTCGCCCCGCTGGACGCCGCCGCCCGCGCCTCCGAACTCCTGGCCCTCCTCGACGGGTTGAGCACCCGGGTGGTCCTCGGCCAGGAGTCGGGCCGGGACCTCCGGCCCGCCCTCGAGGCCGCGCGCTCGGCGGCGCGCGCCCTGGTCCCCCCGTACCCTTCGAGCGAGTGA
- a CDS encoding NAD(P)/FAD-dependent oxidoreductase, whose translation MTRTVEDEHTYDVVVIGAGPVGENVVDRVRAGGLTAAIVESELIGGECSYWACMPSKALLRPAIARSDARKVAGLRESVYGPLDAMEVFAHRDKVVGHWKDEGQLDWLDSVGVRVFRGHGRLLGPRRVEVAGPEGERHVLTARHAVAVCTGTRALLPELPGLPGAHPWTSREATSSDRVPERLVVVGGGVVGVEMATAWQALGSKVTLLVRGGGLLPRMEPFLGEHVAAALGARGADIRTGVTVSAVVRDGGSGPVTVVLEGGDHVEGDEVLFATGRKPRTEDVGLETVGLTPGSWLDVDDTLRVTGSDWLYAVGDVNHRALMTHQGKYQARIAGAAIAARARGDASLDTGRWGAHVATADHAAVPQVVFSDPEAASVGLTLAEAERAGHRVRAVDLDMRQVAGAGLYAQGYRGHARMVVDLDREVVLGAAFVGPGIGELLHSATVAVAGEVPIARLWHAVPAYPTLSEAWLRLLEAYRG comes from the coding sequence ATGACACGAACGGTGGAAGACGAGCACACCTACGACGTCGTCGTGATCGGCGCGGGCCCGGTCGGCGAGAACGTCGTCGACCGGGTGCGGGCCGGCGGCCTCACCGCGGCGATCGTCGAGAGCGAGCTGATCGGCGGCGAGTGCTCGTACTGGGCGTGCATGCCCAGCAAGGCGCTGCTCCGCCCCGCGATCGCCCGCTCCGACGCCCGCAAGGTCGCCGGTCTGCGCGAGTCGGTCTACGGCCCGCTGGACGCGATGGAGGTCTTCGCCCACCGGGACAAGGTCGTCGGGCACTGGAAGGACGAGGGCCAGCTCGACTGGCTGGACTCCGTGGGCGTCCGGGTCTTCCGGGGTCATGGAAGGCTCCTCGGGCCGCGCCGGGTGGAGGTCGCGGGCCCCGAGGGCGAGCGGCACGTGCTCACCGCCCGGCACGCGGTCGCCGTCTGCACCGGCACCCGCGCCCTCCTGCCGGAACTGCCGGGCCTGCCCGGGGCGCATCCCTGGACCAGCCGGGAGGCGACCAGCTCCGACCGGGTGCCCGAGCGGCTCGTCGTGGTCGGCGGGGGAGTGGTGGGCGTGGAGATGGCCACCGCGTGGCAGGCCCTCGGGTCGAAGGTGACCCTGCTCGTACGGGGCGGGGGGCTGCTGCCGCGCATGGAGCCGTTCCTCGGCGAGCACGTGGCCGCCGCGCTCGGCGCGCGCGGCGCGGACATCCGTACGGGCGTGACGGTGAGCGCGGTGGTGCGCGACGGGGGCAGCGGACCGGTCACCGTGGTCCTGGAGGGCGGCGACCACGTGGAGGGCGACGAGGTGCTCTTCGCGACCGGCCGGAAGCCGCGCACCGAGGACGTCGGCCTGGAGACGGTCGGCCTGACGCCGGGCTCCTGGCTCGACGTCGACGACACCCTGCGGGTCACCGGGAGCGACTGGCTCTACGCCGTCGGCGACGTCAACCACCGCGCGCTCATGACCCACCAGGGCAAGTACCAGGCCCGGATCGCGGGTGCCGCGATCGCCGCCCGCGCGCGGGGCGACGCCTCCCTGGACACCGGACGATGGGGCGCGCACGTGGCCACCGCCGACCACGCCGCCGTGCCGCAGGTCGTGTTCAGCGACCCCGAGGCGGCCTCCGTCGGGCTCACCCTCGCCGAGGCGGAGCGCGCCGGGCACCGGGTCCGGGCCGTGGACCTCGACATGCGACAGGTCGCCGGGGCCGGGCTCTACGCCCAGGGGTACCGGGGGCACGCCCGGATGGTCGTCGACCTGGACCGGGAGGTGGTCCTCGGCGCCGCCTTCGTGGGGCCCGGCATCGGGGAGCTCCTCCACTCGGCGACCGTCGCCGTCGCGGGCGAGGTGCCGATCGCCCGCCTGTGGCACGCCGTCCCCGCGTACCCGACGCTGAGCGAGGCGTGGCTGCGTCTCCTGGAGGCCTACCGGGGCTGA
- the trxA gene encoding thioredoxin — MSTVELTKDNFDEIVSGNEFVLIDFWASWCGPCRQFAPVFEAASERHQDLVFAKVDTEAQQELAAAFEIRSIPTLMIVRDNVAVFAQPGALPETALEDVIGQARQLDMAEVRKSIADAQQK; from the coding sequence ATGAGCACCGTAGAGCTCACCAAGGACAACTTCGACGAGATCGTGAGCGGGAACGAGTTCGTGCTCATCGATTTCTGGGCTTCGTGGTGCGGTCCCTGCCGTCAGTTCGCCCCGGTCTTCGAGGCGGCGTCCGAGCGGCACCAGGACCTCGTCTTCGCCAAGGTGGACACCGAGGCGCAGCAGGAGCTGGCGGCCGCGTTCGAGATCCGCTCGATCCCGACCCTGATGATCGTCCGTGACAACGTGGCCGTGTTCGCGCAGCCCGGCGCGCTGCCGGAGACCGCGCTGGAGGACGTCATCGGTCAGGCGCGGCAGCTGGACATGGCCGAGGTCCGCAAGTCCATCGCGGACGCGCAGCAGAAGTGA